The following proteins come from a genomic window of Dreissena polymorpha isolate Duluth1 chromosome 1, UMN_Dpol_1.0, whole genome shotgun sequence:
- the LOC127840943 gene encoding ras-related and estrogen-regulated growth inhibitor-like protein: protein MKRAAHIVVVGKENVGKTAVVVRYLTGRYLSEYAHAPEMTYERIVPVDGRQVPLKITDISGKSLETKASNKDFLSKVDGIVVVYAINDTPSYHVAEGVCNWVRRDRKSPVHTPILLLGNKADLSHCRCVPSPDTDETQWTNSSCLATEVSASTQPDHINYVFTSLINKILERREATLKPRKMSQNPLGSPKVIRATIKRRFSVFTRERTSTM from the exons ATGAAGAGAGCAGCACATATCGTCGTTGTCGGAAAAGAAAATGTTGGGAAGACAG CTGTCGTGGTGCGCTACCTGACCGGAAGGTACCTGTCAGAGTATGCCCATGCACCGGAAATGACGTATGAACGCATTGTTCCAGTGGACGGGAGGCAAGTTCCGCTCAAAATCACAGACATATCTGGAAAG AGCCTGGAGACGAAGGCCAGCAACAAGGACTTCCTATCCAAGGTGGACGGCATCGTCGTGGTGTACGCTATCAACGACACGCCCAGTTACCACGTGGCCGAGGGCGTCTGTAACTGGGTCCGGAGGGACCGGAAGTCGCCCGTACACACCCCCATTCTGTTACTGGGAAACAAGGCGGACCTAAGTCACTGCAG GTGTGTTCCGTCCCCAGACACAGACGAGACACAATGGACCAACAGCAGTTGCCTAGCAACGGAGGTGTCCGCCTCCACCCAACCCGACCATATCAACTACGTATTCACATCGCTCATCAACAAG ATTCTGGAGAGACGTGAGGCCACCCTGAAACCCCGGAAGATGTCACAGAATCCTCTCGGGTCCCCTAAAGTCATCCGGGCCACCATAAAGCGCCGCTTTAGCGTCTTCACAAGGGAGCGAACGTCAACCATGTGA